The following proteins are encoded in a genomic region of Pseudomonas saponiphila:
- a CDS encoding zinc-dependent alcohol dehydrogenase family protein, giving the protein MSRTIRFHKFGPAEVLKCEEHAASLPAPGEVQVRVEAIGISWYDVLWRQNLASSHARLPSGLGHEMAGVVTAVGEGVDDLAVGDKVASFPAESPNDYPVYGELIVLPRSALTRYPEVLSPIEAAVHYTPLLIAYFAYADLARVKPGQFALVTDASHCAGPSFVQLGKALGVRVIAATKSAEEREYLLSLGAEKVIVTEEQDLLMQINKLTDNRGVDVVFDGLGGPQMSMLGDVLAPRGSLVLYGLQGGNQTPFPACAAFQKNIQFFVHCIGNFTGKPELGIIQDQVALQRALRDINQLTADRVLLPLKTRVFPFSEFVEAHRYMDECPCRERVALQVEPA; this is encoded by the coding sequence ATGTCCCGCACGATTCGTTTTCACAAGTTTGGACCGGCCGAGGTGCTCAAATGCGAAGAGCATGCGGCCTCGTTGCCTGCGCCAGGCGAAGTGCAGGTACGAGTCGAAGCCATTGGTATCAGTTGGTACGACGTGCTCTGGCGGCAGAACCTGGCGTCGTCCCATGCCCGCCTGCCATCGGGTCTGGGGCATGAAATGGCCGGCGTGGTCACCGCAGTGGGCGAGGGCGTCGACGACCTCGCGGTCGGTGACAAGGTCGCCAGCTTTCCCGCCGAAAGTCCCAATGATTATCCGGTATACGGCGAGCTGATCGTCCTGCCGCGCTCGGCCCTGACCCGCTACCCGGAGGTGCTGAGCCCCATCGAGGCGGCCGTGCACTACACGCCGCTGTTGATCGCCTATTTCGCCTACGCTGATCTGGCGCGGGTCAAGCCCGGGCAGTTCGCCCTGGTGACCGACGCCAGTCACTGCGCCGGTCCGTCCTTTGTCCAGTTGGGCAAGGCCCTGGGTGTGCGGGTGATTGCCGCCACCAAGAGCGCAGAAGAACGTGAGTACCTGCTGTCCCTGGGAGCCGAGAAAGTCATCGTCACCGAGGAGCAGGACCTGCTGATGCAGATCAACAAGCTCACCGACAATCGTGGGGTCGATGTGGTGTTCGATGGCCTGGGCGGTCCGCAAATGTCGATGCTTGGCGATGTCCTGGCGCCCCGCGGCAGCCTGGTGCTGTATGGCTTGCAAGGCGGTAACCAGACACCGTTTCCGGCCTGTGCGGCGTTCCAGAAGAACATTCAGTTCTTCGTCCACTGCATCGGCAATTTCACCGGCAAGCCGGAGCTGGGGATCATTCAGGATCAGGTCGCGTTGCAGCGTGCGCTGCGCGACATCAACCAGTTGACCGCGGACCGGGTGCTGCTGCCCTTGAAGACTCGGGTCTTTCCTTTCAGCGAGTTTGTCGAAGCGCACCGTTACATGGACGAGTGTCCATGCCGCGAGCGGGTGGCGCTCCAGGTC